A region from the Falco rusticolus isolate bFalRus1 chromosome 4, bFalRus1.pri, whole genome shotgun sequence genome encodes:
- the PRICKLE2 gene encoding prickle-like protein 2 isoform X2, translated as MPLEMEKTVTKLMFDFQRNSTSDDDSGCALEEYAWVPPGLKPEQVHQYYSCLPEDKVPYVNSPGEKSRIKQLLHQLPPHDNEVRYCNSLDEEEKRELKLFSNQRKRENLGRGNVRPFPVTMTGAICEQCGGQINGGDMAVFASRAGHGVCWHPPCFICSVCNELLVDLIYFYQDGKIYCGRHHAECLKPRCAACDEIIFADECTEAEGRHWHMKHFCCFECETVLGGQRYIMKDGRPYCCSCFESLYAEYCDTCAQHIGIDQGQMTYDGQHWHATETCFCCAQCKKSLLGRPFLPKQGQIFCSRACSVGDDPNGSDSSDSAFQSARAKESRRSAKIGKNKGKGEEGARSPCNQLQVTSNRLSTDVDPLSLQMDLLSLASQTPSLNRDHLWRSRDELYHYGSKMEQSQSQSPLQLLSQCNIRTSYNPSQVPSSQPDLWAKHFSNPKRSSSLAMKSHGGSFIQDCREDYYSGRLRSQESYSDMSNQSFPETRGSLKVPKYEEEEEGGMPTPQCRTRHPINALKFTEDLTPTEQTPRGSMESLALSNATGLSADGGAKRQEHLSRFSMPDLSKDSGMNVSEKMSNMGTLNSSMQFRSAESVRSLLSAQQYQDMEPNLHGLASPLGYRERPSHGQMHQSFDYGSGVPGGKLGAQEGSRHTPMSERTRRRTNLRDDDRHYRPHRPRRSRRSRSDNALHLASEQCCRLKERPLLRAREDYDQFMHQRSCRETVEQGPRRDVYGHCPRTVSDLALQNHLGERWGPYFAEYDWCSTCSSSSESDNEGYFLGEPIPQPTRLRYVTSEELLHKYGSYSVPKSSTLGGRGQLHSRKRQKSKNCIIS; from the exons GTGCACCAGTACTACAGCTGCCTGCCTGAGGACAAGGTCCCCTATGTCAACAGCCCAGGAGAAAAATCTCGCATAAAGCAGCTTTTGCACCAGCTGCCACCGCACGACAATGAG GTTCGCTATTGCAATTCGTTGGATgaagaggagaagagggagcTCAAACTCTTCAGCAAccaaaggaagagggaaaatttAGGGAGAGGCAATGTCCGGCCATTCCCTGTAACCATGACGGGAGCCATCTGCGAGCAG TGTGGTGGCCAGATCAACGGGGGGGACATGGCCGTCTTCGCCTCGCGAGCGGGGCACGGCGTCTGCTGGCACCCTCCCTGCTTCATCTGCAGCGTCTGCAACGAGCTGCTGGTCGACCTGATCTACTTCTACCAAGACGGGAAGATCTACTGTGGCAGGCACCACGCCGAGTGCCTCAAGCCCCGCTGCGCAGCGTGCGACGAG ATCATTTTTGCCGACGAATGCACCGAGGCCGAAGGGCGGCACTGGCACATGAagcacttctgctgctttgaatGCGAGACGgtgctgggagggcagaggtACATCATGAAGGATGGCAGGCCgtactgctgcagctgctttgagTCCCTCTACGCCGAGTACTGCGACACCTGCGCCCAGCACATCG GTATTGACCAGGGCCAGATGACGTATGACGGCCAGCACTGGCACGCCACTGAGACCTGCTTCTGCTGCGCGCAGTGCAAGAAGTCTCTGCTGGGACGGCCCTTCCTGCCCAAGCAGGGGCAGATCTTCTGCTCCAGGGCTTGCAGCGTTGGCGACGACCCCAACGGCTCCGACTCCTCCGACTCTGCTTTCCAGAGCGCACGAGCCAAGGAGTCCCGCCGCAGTGCCAAGATCGGCAAGAACAAGGGGAAGGGCGAGGAGGGGGCACGCAGCCCATGCAACCAGTTGCAGGTCACCTCCAACCGCCTCTCCACTGACGTGGACCCGCTGTCCCTGCAGATGGATTTGCTGAGCCTGGCCAGCCAGACGCCGAGCCTCAACAGGGACCACCTGTGGAGGAGCCGGGACGAGCTCTATCACTACGGGAGCAAAATGGAGCAAAGTCAGTCCCAAAGCcctctgcagcttctcagcCAGTGCAACATAAGGACCTCCTATAACCCCAGCCAGGTCCCGAGCTCGCAGCCGGATTTATGGGCGAAACATTTCAGCAACCCAAAGAGGAGCTCCTCGCTGGCGATGAAGAGCCATGGTGGCAGCTTCATCCAGGACTGCAGAGAGGACTATTACTCAGGGAGACTTCGCTCACAGGAAAGCTACAGTGACATGTCCAACCAGAGCTTCCCTGAGACCAGAGGAAGTCTCAAAGTCCCCAAGTAcgaagaggaagaggaaggtgggATGCCGACACCGCAGTGCCGCACCCGGCACCCCATCAATGCCCTCAAGTTCACAGAGGACCTGACACCCACCGAGCAGACTCCCCGTGGCTCCATGGAGTCCCTCGCGCTCTCCAACGCAACAG GCCTCTCAGCAGATGGTGGAGCCAAGCGCCAGGAGCATCTCTCCAGGTTCTCGATGCCTGACCTGAGCAAAGACTCAGGCATGAACGTCTCGGAGAAGATGAGCAACATGGGGACCCTGAACTCCTCCATGCAATTTCGCAGCGCCGAGTCCGTCCGCAGCCTGCTGTCGGCGCAGCAGTACCAGGACATGGAGCCGAACCTGCACGGCCTCGCCAGCCCCCTTGGGTACCGAGAGCGGCCGTCGCACGGGCAGATGCACCAGAGCTTCGACTACGGCAGCGGGGTGCCCGGGGGCAAGCTGGGGGCGCAGGAGGGCTCGAGGCACACCCCCATGAGCGAGCGCACACGCCGGCGAACTAACCTGCGGGATGATGACCGGCATTACCGCCCGCACCGGCCCCGGCGGTCTCGCCGTTCCCGGTCGGATAACGCCCTGCACCTGGCCAGTGAGCAGTGCTGCCGGCTGAAGGAGAGACCCTTGCTGCGAGCCAGGGAAGACTACGACCAGTTCATGCAccagaggagctgcagagagacAGTGGAGCAGGGTCCCCGCAGGGACGTCTATGGCCACTGTCCCCGGACGGTGTCGGATCTCGCCTTGCAGAACCACTTGGGCGAGAGGTGGGGGCCCTACTTCGCTGAATACGACTGGTGCTCGACCTGCTCATCCTCTTCGGAGTCCGACAACGAGGGCTATTTCCTCGGGGAGCCAATTCCCCAACCCACCCGCCTCCGGTACGTGACCAGCGAGGAGCTCCTGCACAAATACGGCTCATACAGCGTGCCCAAGTCTTCCACGCTGGGTGGCAGGGGACAGTTGCACAGCCggaaaagacagaagagcaaAAACTGTATCATATCCTAA